In Actinomadura luteofluorescens, the sequence AACGTCCTCGCGGTGGCCGTGGGCGCGTCCGGTTCCCCCGAGGTCACCAGGCTCTCCGCCGCCCTCGCCGCACCCATTGGCGTGCCCGCGGCCCCCGGGGTGGACGGGAACGCGAGCCCGGTCGGCGCGGCGCTGCTCACCGGCTTCGCCGCCCACCTGGACGATTTCGACGACACCCACCTGGAGACGGTCATCCACCCCGGAGCGAGCGTCCTCGGTGCGGCGTGGGCGGCAGGATGGCCCGCCGGCGCATCCGGACGGGACCTGCTGGCGGCCTTCGCCCTCGGCTGCGAGGTGCAGCTGCGGCTCGGCCTGGCGGTCAGTCCGGAGCATTACGACCGGGGCTGGCACATCACCGGTACCTGCGGGGTCGTCGGAGCCGCGGTCACCGCCGGACTGCTCGGCGCGCCCGGTCGTGACCGGCTTGCGGCGGCGCTTCGGCTGGCGTCGCTTCAGACGCTCGGGCACCGGGAGGCGTTCGGTACCGAGGTCAAGCCCTTCCACGCTGGGAAGGCGGCCGCGGGCGGGGTACTGGCCGCCGCGGAGGCCGCCCGCGGCCGGTTCACCGCGGGCGCCGCGGACGTCCTCCCGGACACCGGCGGGCTGCTGCGCGCCCTCGCGCCCGGGGGGCGGTCCCCTGGCCGACTTCTCGACGGGTTCGGGACGCGTTGGGAACTCGCCGACAACACCTTCAAGCCCTATCCCTGCGGCATCGTCGCGCACCCCGGCATCGACGCGGCTGTCGGAGCCCACGACCGCGGTGTAGCCCCGGCGGACGTCGTCCGTATCCGCTACCGCTGCCATCCACTGGTTCCGGAGCTGATGGGGCGGCTCGACCCGCAGACCGGTCTGCAGGCACGCTTCTCGGCGGTGCACGGGGTGGCCGCCGGCCTGGCCCGCGGCACCGGCGGGCTCGCCGAGTTCGGCGACGCGGCGGCGGCAGACCCGGTGCTGGCCCGCCTGCGGGCGCGCGTCGACCTGTGCCCGGAACCCCGCATGCCGCGGGACTCGGCCGTACTGGAGATCCACACCGGCGACGGGGGAACCGTCGTGTCGGCCGTCGAGCACGCGCGGGGAAGCCTGCTGCGCCCGCTGACCGACGACGAGCTCATCGGCAAGGCCGAGACACTGGCGCCCGGCCGGGCACAGGCGATCTGGGACGCGGTCGCGCGCCTGGGGGAGGGTTCCGGACCGGGGACCGTCCAGGCGTTGCTGGAGGAGACCCGGAGGGAAGTGGTGGCCCGATGACCGTTACCGAGGGGACCACCGCGAGCGTCGCCGGCTTCGTCGCCGAGACGCCCGTCCCGCCGGACGCGGCCGCCGCCGCGACGGCACTGTGCGAGAACCTGTCCGGGCTGGAGACAGCGTCCGTCCGCGACCAGCGGGCGGCGGTCGCCTACTGGGTCGCCTGCGCCCTCCTGCATCACGCCGGCAGCGCCGACGACCTCGCGACGGAAAGTCTGGCCGCCGGGCTGGAACCCGCTCTGCGGGTGCGCGACTCGCTGGACGGCCACGTCGTGGGCGGGTGGGATCCGGTGTGCGCGGCCGTGCTCGTGGGCTCCGCCTGCGCCGCCGCCCGCCACGGCGGCCTGGACGGGGAGGCGACGGCCCGCGCGGTCGGCATCGCCGTCACCCAGGCGTCCGGACTGGAGATCCTTTCGGACACCCCGCTCGGAACGTTCCAGCGACGCATGGCCGCCCGCAACGGACTGGAGGCCGCCCGGCTGGCCGGTGCGGGCATGACCGCTCCCGTCACCGGCCTGGAAGGAAGGCGCGGCCTGTACGCGCTGATGGCACCCACCGCGGACCCGGCCGCCGCCGCAGACCGGCTCGGCCGGCGGTGGCTCGTCACCGCGCTCCCGACCGCGGAAGGCCGAACCCCGTCGCCCGGCCGGGAGGAGCGGCGGCCGAACCCGATCGAGCGGGCCGCGGAGGCACTGTCATGACGGCGACCGCCACGTTGGCCGACCGGCTGCGGCCGGACCGGACGGCGCTGATCCTCATCGACCTGTCCAACGACTTCGTCCATCCACGCGGCAAGACCGCCACCGTGGGCGCCCGGGATGTCAGCCATGCCCAGCGGATCCTGCTCGTGGCCGCCGAGCTCGCGGAGGCAGCCCGCGACGCCGGGGTGGCCGTGATTCACAGCCAGCACACCACGCTGCCGGGCGGCGCCTCCGACTCACCGGTGTGGCGGGACGCGCGCTCACGCGCAGCGTACTCCGCCCCCGACATCTGCCTCGACGGATCCTGGGGACAGGAGATCGCCGAGGAGGTCGCGCCCCGGCCCGGAGACCAAGTCGTCAAGAAATACCGCTACGGCGGCTTCACCGGGACCAACCTGGAACTGATCCTGCGGAGCCTGGGACGCGACAGCGTCGTCTGCTGCGGCGTCTCCACCAACGTCTGCGTGGACACCACCGCCCGTGAGGCGTTCGCCCGCGACTTCTACGTCACGATCGCCGCCGACGCCTGCGCGTCGTGGGACATGGGTCTGCACGCCGCGGCGCTCCGCACCGCCGAGAGCCGGTTCGCCGTGGTGGCGGCGACCGGGGACGTCCTTGGCGCCTGGACCTGACCGAATCCGACGAGGAGGCCACATGATCGCAGAACTGCGCTACTACACCATCACGCCCGGCCACACCGAGGCGCTGCTCGACCAGTTCGTCGGCACCAGCCTGCCCCTGTTCGCCAAGCACGGAATCACCGCGCACGGCCCCTGGCTGCGGCGGCTGACCAAGGGGGAGCAGCTCGTCTACGTCCTGGAGTTCGCCGACGAGCACGACCGGGAGACCCGATGGACGGCGTTCCGCGAGGATCCCGAATGGCAGGCGGTCGTCGGGGCCGGCCGGGGCCAGGTCCCGCACATCGCGGGCAGCGAGATCGTGGAGCTGAGCCGATGAGCTCCCGTGACACCGCCGTCCGCGTCCACGGCCACCACATCGCCGGAGAGCGGGTCGACGGCCCGCTCCTGGAGCGACGCGCCCCGGCCTCGAACAGGGTGGTGGCCCACTACGCTGCCGGCACGGCGGACGACGTGGACGCCGCCGCCTGCGCCGCCGCCCGGGCGTTCGCGTCCGAGCAGTGGCGACGCACCCCCGCTATGGCCCGGGCCGGGCTCCTGGAGAACCTGGCCGCCCTCCTGGCACACGACGCCGACCGGCTCGCCGCTCTCGACTCCGAGGAGGTCGGAAAGCCGCTGGCGTTCGCGCGCGGCGACATCGATCTCGGCATCGCGCACGTCCGGCAGGCCGCGGCGCTCGCCCGCACGTCCAAGGGCGAGGCCTACACCGGCCTGGCACCCGCGTACACCGCGCTCGCGACCCGGGAACCGGTGGGGGTCGCCGCGTTGATCATCCCGTGGAACTTCCCGGCACTCGTGCTCCTGCAGAAGCTTCCCTACGCCCTCGCCGCCGGATGCACCCTGGTGGTCAAGCCGTCGGAGTTCACCTCCGGCAGCGCGCTGGAGATCGCCGCCCGCTGCGAGGACGCGGGCTTCCCGCCCGGCGTGGTGAACGTGGTCACCGGCACCGGGCCCGGCGCCGGGCTCCCCATGGTGACCCACCCCCTGGTCTCCTACGTCTCGTTCACCGGGTCAACGCGGGTCGGCCGGGAGGTGATGCGCGCGGCCGCCGACTCCCTCACGCGGGTCGGGCTGGAGCTGGGCGGCAAGACCGGCAACGTGGTCTTCGCCGACGCCGACCTGGAAGCGGCGGCCGACGGCATCGTCTTCGCCGCCTTCGCCAACCAGGGGGAGTCGTGCGTCGCCAGCTCGCGGCTGCTCGTGGACGAGACCGTGGCCGACGACTTCACCGCCGCCGTCGCCGCCCGCGCGTCCGCGCTGCGGGTGGGGATGCCGGACGACCCTCGGGCCGACATCGGGGCACTCATCCACCACGAGCACCGGGACCGGGTCCACGCGGCCGTGCTCGCCGGGGTCGAGGCCGGCGGGAAGGTCCTGACCGGCGGGAGTGCACCCGACGATCCCGAACTGGCGGAGGGCGCCTTCTACCAGCCGACCGTGCTCGCCTCCGTGGACCGCGAGTCCCCGGTGTTCCAGAAGGAGATCTTCGGGCCGGTCCTGTCGGTGACGACGTTCGGCACCGACCGGGAGGCCGTCGAGCTGGCGAACGCCAGTGAGTACGGCCTCGCCCAGTCCCTGTGGACCAGGGACCTCGACCGTGCTTTCGCGGTCAGCGGCGAGTTGCAGGCCGGCACCGTCTGGGTGAACACCGCCAGCGACGGGTCACCGGCGCTGGCGTTCGGCGGCGTGAAGGCGTCCGGCTTCGGACGCGAGGGCGGCGAGGAGGGGATGCGGGAGTTCACCGAGTACAAGACGGTGCAGTTCCGCGGAGAACCCCGCGTGAGCCCGTTCACCAGAGCGGAGCCGGCCCGATGAGCCTCGTGCACATTGTGCTCGTCAGGCCCCGGGACGGACAGGAGTCACGGGCAGACGCCCTCACCTCCCGGCTCGCCGCGCTCGCCGCCGAACTGGGCGCCGGCGACGTCTACGCCGGCCCCGACGTGAGCATCGAGCCGTTCGGCGGCGGCTACACGACCGGGCTCGCCGTCGCCTTCCCCGGCGAGCGCGCCCGCGACGCCTACCTTCGAAACCCCCGGCACGCCGAGTTGGCCCGCGAACTGCCCGCGGCGGCCGATTCGGTGCTGGTCGTCGACCTGCCGGCGGCCGCCACCGGCCTCGCACCCCAGGGAGCGCAGCGGACATGACGGAAAGCATCGGCTTCATCGGCCTCGGCGCGATGGGGCTCGGAATGGCCGGCAACCTCGTCAAGGGCGGCCACGAAGTACACGGATACGATCCCTCACCGGAACGCCGCGAGAAGGCCGTCGAGGCGGGCGTCCGGCTGGTCGACTCCCCCCGGGAGGCGGCCAGGGCGTCCTCTGGCGTGATCCTGTCCGTGGTCCGGGACGCCGCGCAGACCCGCGAGGTCCTGCTCGGCGAGCATGGTGTCGTCCGGGAGGGCCGCCCGCTCACCGTCGTCGTGGCAAGCACCCTCGACCCGTCCACGATGCGTGCGCTGGCGGCCGAACTCGGCGGACACGGCGTGACCGCCGTCGACGCGACCATGTCCGGGGGACCCTGGGGCGCCGAGGCGGGCGCACTGACGCTGATGGTGTCGGCCGCACCCGAGGTGTTCGGGCGGCTTCGCCCCCTCCTGGACCTCATGGGCCGCAACATCTTCCATGTCGGCGAGGAGGTGGGCACC encodes:
- a CDS encoding MmgE/PrpD family protein; translation: MTTGDAPSYEELAEVVLDAASQRLPAEVEKAACRTLFNVLAVAVGASGSPEVTRLSAALAAPIGVPAAPGVDGNASPVGAALLTGFAAHLDDFDDTHLETVIHPGASVLGAAWAAGWPAGASGRDLLAAFALGCEVQLRLGLAVSPEHYDRGWHITGTCGVVGAAVTAGLLGAPGRDRLAAALRLASLQTLGHREAFGTEVKPFHAGKAAAGGVLAAAEAARGRFTAGAADVLPDTGGLLRALAPGGRSPGRLLDGFGTRWELADNTFKPYPCGIVAHPGIDAAVGAHDRGVAPADVVRIRYRCHPLVPELMGRLDPQTGLQARFSAVHGVAAGLARGTGGLAEFGDAAAADPVLARLRARVDLCPEPRMPRDSAVLEIHTGDGGTVVSAVEHARGSLLRPLTDDELIGKAETLAPGRAQAIWDAVARLGEGSGPGTVQALLEETRREVVAR
- a CDS encoding NIPSNAP family protein, which codes for MIAELRYYTITPGHTEALLDQFVGTSLPLFAKHGITAHGPWLRRLTKGEQLVYVLEFADEHDRETRWTAFREDPEWQAVVGAGRGQVPHIAGSEIVELSR
- a CDS encoding Dabb family protein — its product is MSLVHIVLVRPRDGQESRADALTSRLAALAAELGAGDVYAGPDVSIEPFGGGYTTGLAVAFPGERARDAYLRNPRHAELARELPAAADSVLVVDLPAAATGLAPQGAQRT
- a CDS encoding cysteine hydrolase family protein, yielding MTATATLADRLRPDRTALILIDLSNDFVHPRGKTATVGARDVSHAQRILLVAAELAEAARDAGVAVIHSQHTTLPGGASDSPVWRDARSRAAYSAPDICLDGSWGQEIAEEVAPRPGDQVVKKYRYGGFTGTNLELILRSLGRDSVVCCGVSTNVCVDTTAREAFARDFYVTIAADACASWDMGLHAAALRTAESRFAVVAATGDVLGAWT
- a CDS encoding NAD(P)-dependent oxidoreductase, giving the protein MTESIGFIGLGAMGLGMAGNLVKGGHEVHGYDPSPERREKAVEAGVRLVDSPREAARASSGVILSVVRDAAQTREVLLGEHGVVREGRPLTVVVASTLDPSTMRALAAELGGHGVTAVDATMSGGPWGAEAGALTLMVSAAPEVFGRLRPLLDLMGRNIFHVGEEVGTAQAAKLAVQLTFGVNMMGVYEAIRLADEFGVGEDQLMEMLSVSVGGSWVVDNWRRVKPWWEHYVPGEDLDILLKDMRSVQREADGGDFPMPVTALAFQLMRHVWPAWAALKGTRAGEAPE
- a CDS encoding MmgE/PrpD family protein → MTVTEGTTASVAGFVAETPVPPDAAAAATALCENLSGLETASVRDQRAAVAYWVACALLHHAGSADDLATESLAAGLEPALRVRDSLDGHVVGGWDPVCAAVLVGSACAAARHGGLDGEATARAVGIAVTQASGLEILSDTPLGTFQRRMAARNGLEAARLAGAGMTAPVTGLEGRRGLYALMAPTADPAAAADRLGRRWLVTALPTAEGRTPSPGREERRPNPIERAAEALS
- a CDS encoding aldehyde dehydrogenase family protein; amino-acid sequence: MSSRDTAVRVHGHHIAGERVDGPLLERRAPASNRVVAHYAAGTADDVDAAACAAARAFASEQWRRTPAMARAGLLENLAALLAHDADRLAALDSEEVGKPLAFARGDIDLGIAHVRQAAALARTSKGEAYTGLAPAYTALATREPVGVAALIIPWNFPALVLLQKLPYALAAGCTLVVKPSEFTSGSALEIAARCEDAGFPPGVVNVVTGTGPGAGLPMVTHPLVSYVSFTGSTRVGREVMRAAADSLTRVGLELGGKTGNVVFADADLEAAADGIVFAAFANQGESCVASSRLLVDETVADDFTAAVAARASALRVGMPDDPRADIGALIHHEHRDRVHAAVLAGVEAGGKVLTGGSAPDDPELAEGAFYQPTVLASVDRESPVFQKEIFGPVLSVTTFGTDREAVELANASEYGLAQSLWTRDLDRAFAVSGELQAGTVWVNTASDGSPALAFGGVKASGFGREGGEEGMREFTEYKTVQFRGEPRVSPFTRAEPAR